The proteins below are encoded in one region of Halalkalicoccus jeotgali B3:
- a CDS encoding glycosyltransferase family 2 protein, which yields MYNDKTIAAVIPAYNEEPFIGEVLETLPEFIDRAYVIDDRSTDDTWGEIQRKAEAVNEEGETTLDRVVPIRHAENKGVGGAIKTGYLHALDDEMEVTTVIAGDGQTEPDIVERIVRPVAEEKAEYSKGNRLLGAERRDMPLFRQVGNFTLTLITKIASGYWKIMDPQNGSTAISYEALDKVGIEEMYEDYGYCNDLLVRLNAKNMRVADVKRRAVYKDEESDIDYKTYIPKVSGLLLKDFLWRLRVKYLIRDFHPLALFYYVGAASAGAGVLSALKAALDREGTSRGTSLVLFVVGWLFMLLAMVFDMEESEDLEVLLYD from the coding sequence ATGTATAACGACAAGACGATCGCCGCCGTCATCCCGGCGTACAACGAGGAGCCGTTCATCGGCGAGGTCCTCGAAACCCTCCCCGAGTTCATCGACCGCGCATACGTGATCGACGACCGTTCGACCGACGACACGTGGGGTGAGATCCAACGCAAGGCAGAGGCGGTCAACGAGGAGGGCGAAACCACCCTCGATCGCGTGGTCCCCATCCGCCACGCCGAGAACAAGGGCGTCGGCGGCGCGATCAAGACCGGCTATCTCCACGCGCTCGACGACGAGATGGAGGTCACGACCGTCATCGCGGGCGACGGCCAGACTGAACCCGACATCGTCGAGCGGATCGTCAGACCCGTCGCCGAGGAAAAGGCCGAGTACTCGAAGGGTAACCGTCTTCTGGGGGCCGAGCGCCGCGACATGCCGCTGTTCCGGCAGGTCGGTAACTTCACCCTAACGCTGATCACGAAGATCGCAAGCGGTTACTGGAAGATCATGGACCCACAGAACGGTTCGACCGCGATCTCCTATGAGGCCCTCGACAAGGTCGGAATCGAGGAGATGTACGAGGACTACGGCTACTGTAACGACCTGCTCGTTCGTCTGAACGCCAAGAACATGCGCGTCGCGGACGTCAAGCGCCGTGCGGTCTACAAGGACGAGGAAAGCGACATCGACTACAAGACCTACATCCCGAAGGTCTCGGGGCTGCTCCTCAAGGACTTCCTCTGGCGCCTGCGCGTGAAGTACCTGATCCGAGACTTCCACCCGCTCGCGCTCTTCTATTACGTTGGTGCGGCCTCGGCGGGTGCCGGGGTACTGTCGGCGCTGAAGGCGGCGCTCGACCGGGAGGGGACCTCCCGGGGGACCTCGCTCGTCCTGTTCGTCGTCGGCTGGCTGTTCATGCTGCTGGCGATGGTCTTCGATATGGAGGAAAGCGAGGACCTCGAGGTTCTCCTGTACGACTGA